The DNA segment CAGACAAGAGCGACCTGTAGTCCCGATAGCTATCGGGATCTTTTTATGGCATTGCAAAAACAGCTTTGTGGCGAGGAATTGCAGAAAATAGCAGGAATGGCTCCTTAAAATAAACAAAAAAATGCTTGAAAGAATTTTAATATTTGAGCTTAAAAAAATTTTATGATTACTATTAAAAAGTTTGCCGCAATAGATATTGGCTCCAATGCAATGAGGCTTTTGGTGAGTAATATCATCGAGGAAAGGGGTAAGGAGCCGCAGTTTAATAAAAGCTCCCTTGTTCGTGTTCCAATTCGATTGGGTCAAGATGCCTTTACGGTTGGCGAAATTAGCGAGGAAAATATCGAACGGATGATCGATGCTATGAAAGCGTACAAACTGCTGATGAAAGTGCATCGAGTGGAACGGTATATGGCGTGCGCAACATCGGCAATGCGTGAAGCTTTTAATGGTAAGGAAGTGGCCGAAATTATTAGAGCTGAGGCTGAGATTAATATTAATATAATTGAAGGAAAAACTGAAGCTTCCATCATTGCTGCTACCGATTTGCATGAAATTATCAAGTCAGAAGAAACCTATTTATACGTTGATGTGGGCGGGGGAAGCACAGAATTTTCACTCTTTTCAAACAAAAGGATTGTGGCTTCCAAATCATTTAAAGTAGGAACTGTCCGACTGCTGAATGAGATGATTCACGATTATGTTTGGCAAGAAATTGAGAAGTGGATTCGCACTGCAACCGAGCATTATGAAAAAGTGATCATGATTGGAACCGGTGGAAACATTAACAAATTGTTTAAAATGTCAGGAAAATTGCAACAAAAACCGCTTTCCTATATTTACTTGAACAATCAATATTCAATGCTTAATAATATGTCTTATGAGCAGAGAATTTCAGATTTAGCACTCAATCCAGATCGAGCTGATGTCATTATTCCCGCATTAAGAGTTTATCTAAATGCCATGAAATGGAGTGGTGCTTCTAGTATATATGTCCCAAAGATTGGACTGTCTGATGGAATAATTAAAGCGATGTATTACGACAAAATAGATTACACAATACTCTAATATTCAATTTCATATCAGCAACTACTTAAACTATACATTTTCTAAAAGTAGAGTCCAAAAGTATTTTTAAGCAACTCAATATCAGGATTAATTTCGTGCAGTCTATTGTAGCGATCTTGATCTGTGTAGGCTTTTCGGACAGCCATTTGCTCATTTACAATCACATCGATAGTGATTTTATGATTTTGCAAATGACCACGTAGATAGCTCACTAATTTTCCCTTTTCGGCATCAAAATCAATTTTTGAACCTTGATTTGGCAGTTCGTATGTAATAGTAGTACCATCAACTTGCGGATCATTAATTAGCAATAACGCCTCCATAATTTTGAAACCTTCATCGCTTAACCGCTGTGCGTACTTGGCCCAGTGAAATTTCACATCTAGTTCGGTAAAATCTAAAGCAGGTAAATGCTCGTGATTTTGCTGAATAGGTTTAAAACTTTTTTCTAATTCTTTCTTCGCCTTAATACTAGAAATAGAAAATGCCGATGGTTGTTTTGATAAAGGAGTTGCGGGAGTAATATCAATTGGTGCCGTCGCTGGATTATTTATTCCGGTAGCATTTGTCGCAACTGAGGAAGTTGTGCTGACATCAAGCTTTTGTGGAATTCCCTCACTGACAATTTGCGGCGCTTCGACTTCACGATTTAAAACCCTTTTGTAGAAATTTTTGGCTGCAATTATGTAGCCATCAACTTTTTTTTTTCTCCATCAAATGTGATAGAGGCAAGCTGCATCAAACATAATTCGACCAGCAATCGTTGATTTTGACTGACTTTATACTTTAAATCGCATTCATTTGCCATCGCAATTCCTTTCATAAGAAAATCCGCAGAGGCTTTTTTCGATTGCTCAAAATATGCTCTTTTAGTTTGGTCGCCTGCTTCTATAAGGGCAATAGTTGAGGGAGTTTGCGACATAAGTAAATCTCTAAAATGCGATGCTAAGCCCGAGATAAAGTGGTGGCCATCAAATCCTTTGCTAAGCACCTCGTTGTAAGCAATTAGCAGATCTGGAATCTTATTCTTCAAAATAAGATTGGTCATATTCAAGTACGTCTCATAATCGAGAACATTTAAATTCTCAGTTACCGCTTGGCGAGTAAGATTCTTTCCGCAAAAGGACACAACTCTATCAAAAATTGATAACGCGTCGCGCATGGCACCATCCGCTTTTTGAGCGATAATATGCAATGCATCTTCTTCGTAAATCACGCCCTGACTGTCTGCAACTTCTGCCAAGTGCTCTTTTGCATCCTTAACGGTAATTCTTTTGAAATCGAAAATCTGACATCGAGATAATATTGTCGGAATTATTTTGTGTTTCTCAGTAGTCGCGAGAATAAATATTGCGTGTTTTGGCGGTTCTTCTAATGTCTTCAAAAATGCATTAAACGCACTTGCCGATAGCATGTGAACCTCGTCAATGATATAAACTTTATAGATTCCTGTTTGTGGTGGGATTCTAACTTGGTCAATCAGACTTCTGATATCATCTACAGAGTTATTGGAAGCAGCATCAAGTTCAAAAACATTAAATGCGAAATCTTCTTCAGGATCATCATATCCCGGTTGATTAATTTTACGCGCCAAAATTCTAGCACATGTTGTCTTTCCAACACCTCTAGGTCCTGTGAAAAGCAATGCTTGCGCCAAATGATTTGTCTCAATAGCGTTTAGCAATGTATTTGTAATGGCAGATTGACCAACAACATCCTTGAATGTTTGGGGTCTATATTTTCGGGCAGATACGACGAATTGTTCCATAGTTTTTCT comes from the Flavobacterium ardleyense genome and includes:
- a CDS encoding Ppx/GppA phosphatase family protein produces the protein MITIKKFAAIDIGSNAMRLLVSNIIEERGKEPQFNKSSLVRVPIRLGQDAFTVGEISEENIERMIDAMKAYKLLMKVHRVERYMACATSAMREAFNGKEVAEIIRAEAEININIIEGKTEASIIAATDLHEIIKSEETYLYVDVGGGSTEFSLFSNKRIVASKSFKVGTVRLLNEMIHDYVWQEIEKWIRTATEHYEKVIMIGTGGNINKLFKMSGKLQQKPLSYIYLNNQYSMLNNMSYEQRISDLALNPDRADVIIPALRVYLNAMKWSGASSIYVPKIGLSDGIIKAMYYDKIDYTIL
- a CDS encoding DNA polymerase III; its protein translation is MKFHWAKYAQRLSDEGFKIMEALLLINDPQVDGTTITYELPNQGSKIDFDAEKGKLVSYLRGHLQNHKITIDVIVNEQMAVRKAYTDQDRYNRLHEINPDIELLKNTFGLYF
- the dnaX gene encoding DNA polymerase III subunit gamma/tau, giving the protein MEQFVVSARKYRPQTFKDVVGQSAITNTLLNAIETNHLAQALLFTGPRGVGKTTCARILARKINQPGYDDPEEDFAFNVFELDAASNNSVDDIRSLIDQVRIPPQTGIYKVYIIDEVHMLSASAFNAFLKTLEEPPKHAIFILATTEKHKIIPTILSRCQIFDFKRITVKDAKEHLAEVADSQGVIYEEDALHIIAQKADGAMRDALSIFDRVVSFCGKNLTRQAVTENLNVLDYETYLNMTNLILKNKIPDLLIAYNEVLSKGFDGHHFISGLASHFRDLLMSQTPSTIALIEAGDQTKRAYFEQSKKASADFLMKGIAMANECDLKYKVSQNQRLLVELCLMQLASITFDGEKKKLMAT